One Neodiprion pinetum isolate iyNeoPine1 chromosome 1, iyNeoPine1.2, whole genome shotgun sequence genomic window carries:
- the Pbp95 gene encoding snRNA-activating protein complex subunit 4, whose translation MSDLEDEDVILDDIKALQEVLTKKQSHGLKKELVSEDPFRTEHSQCEPSTSQANNPLSPSSTIQDCCTVDPLVDGEESDNEWNENINSSLDLSSPEAALNLNRKIINLLVNAQRKLRLLLKECQRKQVLIDEKLQKINSNPFSRTLLTISGIPYFKDKRHFPAPKNQDAKLKANRGELQIIELPCPLRWTLKDRNTLWEAIFCEAKMIAQQVARKQQPNNGQHLSYAEDPLNLEFKLTAKRIPEQIAQTFKNLVGPIGSREFDWLKIAVTDFNERHSASECRAMWNVFLHPDINKSKWKKAEDMDLKKLAENYNFQNWDLVAEKLGTNRTGYQCFIRFNTNFRNNMLNRNSFWSKEEDQKLIDAVNGLRTGNFIPWGEVAKLMGQRRKQQIYMRWNYSLAPNLKKGRFTEEEDKLLLAGVNKFGANFTKISVSLLPHRTTAQLNDHYRTLLHEKKNEWTLQDDTKLVDLVEKFGNNWSAISKEFSNKSRVQVRHRHTSILRYLSRGLSLRSIPRWGQKSEEVCIEDSTMTGEERLQEISRCLRTPYEKNGNDGKRSNLSDIDIELQDYFKGMYRTTSKPGRNSKFYTAEELNYKTPRLHVMLQLLNADLDIPDDFDQEPQLTEKDKQLLTSLVKYSRDETLASDMQQKLVEYTRQKMFGSSMVTECEDRFIPPFPFDGKKIISRIKKGTVTGINYDPTNEPTTVELDKNFKTPELVISQMGGLQSELAFEKMAKKFIGKTENFPTDTVFSKEIPERSGKLLPIKFISLPNSGKLNSASEIIDMNAPSTSGIVSNPDTSETEHSMPGINESSSKITRRKLTKYWPEMLIPPNYTTLLGFRGILLSKHILEADNLVEDEYDELEDYRMTTEGRQALELFEERLAKLFKFPIELSEVAPPVLHDMREKDLDSVGNNCQRRRKGSKECGGSETKRKAKFAKLNVEEISET comes from the coding sequence ATGAGTGATTTAGAGGACGAGGATGTAATACTCGACGACATAAAAGCTCTCCAAGAAGTTCTTACGAAAAAACAATCGCACGGTTTGAAAAAGGAGTTGGTTTCCGAAGATCCATTTAGAACAGAACACAGTCAATGCGAGCCGTCGACGTCTCAAGCGAACAATCCTCTATCCCCGTCGAGCACGATTCAGGACTGCTGCACTGTCGACCCACTTGTCGATGGCGAAGAAAGTGATAACGAATGGAACGAGAATATCAATAGCAGTTTGGATCTTTCGAGTCCCGAGGCTGCGTTGAAtctaaatagaaaaataataaatctctTGGTGAATGCTCAAAGAAAGCTTCGCCTCCTGCTCAAAGAGTGTCAGCGTAAACAAGTGCTAATAGATGAAAAACTTCAAAAGATAAATTCCAACCCATTTTCTAGAACGCTATTAACCATTAGCGGGATCCCATATTTCAAAGACAAGCGTCATTTTCCCGCACCCAAGAACCAGGACGCTAAGTTGAAAGCCAATCGTGGTGAGCTACAGATCATTGAACTTCCGTGCCCTTTGCGATGGACTCTGAAAGATCGGAACACGCTATGGGAGGCTATTTTTTGCGAGGCTAAGATGATTGCCCAACAAGTAGCAAGAAAACAACAACCTAATAACGGGCAACACTTGAGCTATGCAGAGGATCCTCTGAACCTGGAATTTAAGCTGACGGCTAAGAGAATACCGGAGCAGATAGCTCAGACCTTCAAGAACTTGGTTGGTCCGATAGGATCGAGGGAATTTGACTGGTTGAAAATAGCAGTGACCGATTTCAATGAAAGACATTCCGCCAGCGAGTGCAGAGCAATGTGGAACGTTTTCCTACATCCTGACATCAACAAGAGTAAATGGAAGAAGGCTGAGGATATGGATCTAAAAAAGTTGGCTGAGAATTACAACTTTCAAAACTGGGACCTAGTGGCTGAAAAATTGGGCACAAACCGTACAGGATATCAATGTTTTATTAGATTCAATACCAATTTTAGAAACAACATGTTGAACAGGAACAGTTTTTGGTCAAAAGAAGAAGACCAGAAACTTATTGACGCTGTAAATGGATTGAGGACTGGGAATTTTATTCCATGGGGAGAGGTCGCTAAGCTTATGGGACAGAGACGAAAGCAGCAGATATACATGCGCTGGAATTACAGTCTTGCTCCTAATTTGAAAAAGGGTAGATTCACCGAAGAAGAGGACAAGCTCCTACTTGCAGGTGTTAACAAGTTTGGGgctaattttacaaaaatttcggtTTCTCTGCTGCCTCACAGAACTACGGCGCAGTTGAACGATCACTATAGAACACTTCtgcatgagaaaaaaaatgagtggACTTTACAAGATGATACCAAACTGGTAGAtctcgttgaaaaatttggcaaCAATTGGTCCGCTATTTCCAAAGAATTCTCCAACAAGTCTAGAGTCCAAGTTAGACATCGTCATACGTCGATACTCCGATATCTGAGTCGGGGCTTGTCCCTCAGATCCATACCCAGGTGGGGACAAAAGTCTGAAGAAGTTTGCATCGAAGATTCAACGATGACTGGTGAAGAAAGGCTTCAAGAAATAAGTAGGTGTTTGAGAACTCCGTATGAAAAGAATGGAAACGATGGAAAGAGAAGTAATCTATCTGATATTGATATAGAGCTTCAGGATTACTTCAAAGGAATGTATCGAACCACTTCGAAACCTGGAAGAAACAGCAAATTTTATACTGCCGAGGAGCTCAACTATAAAACTCCGAGGCTTCACGTTATGTTGCAACTGCTGAATGCTGATCTTGATATTCCTGATGATTTCGACCAGGAACCACAGTTGACGGAAAAAGATAAGCAGCTGCTGACTTCCTTAGTAAAGTATTCAAGGGATGAAACCCTGGCGTCTGACATGCAACAAAAATTGGTTGAATATACCAGGCAAAAGATGTTTGGATCATCTATGGTGACAGAGTGTGAAGATCGTTTTATACCACCGTTTCCATTTGATGGTAAGAAAATTATCTCACGAATTAAAAAAGGAACAGTTACCGGAATAAATTACGATCCTACGAACGAGCCAACCACTGTTGAACTAGATAAAAACTTCAAAACACCTGAGCTAGTCATATCGCAAATGGGCGGTTTGCAAAGCGAACTTGCATTTGAGAAGATGGCCAAGAAATTTATCGGCAAAACCGAAAACTTTCCGACAGATACTGTGTTTTCAAAGGAGATACCTGAACGATCCGGTAAACTATTGccgataaaattcatttccctACCAAATAGTGGGAAGTTAAATAGTGCAAGTGAAATTATTGATATGAACGCCCCAAGTACATCAGGTATCGTTTCCAATCCAGATACAAGTGAAACAGAGCACAGTATGCCAGGTATAAATGAGTCATCTTCGAAAATTACCAGAAGGAAACTCACCAAGTATTGGCCAGAAATGCTGATACCTCCAAATTACACAACTTTACTAGGGTTTCGtggaatattattatcaaaacacattcttgaggCAGATAATTTGGTGGAAGACGAATATGATGAACTTGAAGATTATAGGATGACAACAGAGGGTCGACAAGCCTTGGAATTATTTGAGGAACGTTTAGCTAAGCTTTTTAAATTTCCTATAGAATTGTCCGAAGTAGCACCACCTGTATTACACGATATGAGAGAAAAAGATTTGGACAGTGTTGGGAACAATtgtcaaagaagaagaaaaggcaGTAAGGAATGTGGGGGATcggaaacaaaaagaaaagcaaagTTTGCAAAACTCAATGTTGAAGAAATTTCTGAGacatga